Proteins from one Podospora pseudoanserina strain CBS 124.78 chromosome 1, whole genome shotgun sequence genomic window:
- a CDS encoding hypothetical protein (COG:C; COG:H; EggNog:ENOG503Q38B; BUSCO:EOG09264AWW) produces the protein MTIQRLVSYDYELSCGFESILNTRRSVNNSSEPVVGYPRGTASPFSTSPASPSFTMPPPLRLQHIHLPSPSPTNLPPYSLASKLQSLLRRHHLNFKDSPSTNPPPPPFLISFTPLPIYTLGRRQSSPLSPQELTRLSRPLSYQNQTLPVTTSHSPRGGLTTYHGPGQVVLWPVLDIHSKRHKTFTVRCYSRLLENTTIATLEKMFRIRAFTTEDPGVWTRVGDGKEERKIAALGVHLRRHVSGLGTAINVDMPGTDEVLSERENPWRRIVACGIEGKTVTCVREVVAHITAGEGPGLRGTEEVADFWGRELSERIGVDGVDKISGGRVAELLEEAVVRSEEGWEGGEEGYVEEVRRGLGGWVEEALDRGV, from the exons TACGACTACGAACtgtcttgt GGTTTTGAATCCATCCTCAACACTAGACGCAGTGTGAACAACTCCTCGGAACCGGTGGTTGGTTAC CCTCGTGGGACAGCCTCGCCAttttcaacatcaccagcctcaccctccttcacAATGCCTCCCCCGCTAAGACTTCAacacatccacctcccctccccctccccgaccaacCTCCCACCATACTCCCTAGCCAGCAAACTgcaatccctcctccgccgccaccacctcaactTCAAAGacagcccctccaccaaccccccaccaccacccttcttgATATCCTTCACCCCCTTGCCGATCTACACCCTCGGCCGGCGCCAATCCTCCCCTTTATCTCCGCAGGAACTCACCCGGCTATCCCGGCCACTATCCTACCAGAACCAAACCCTCCCAGTAAcaacctcccactcccccagAGGAGGGCTGACGACCTACCACGGCCCGGGACAGGTAGTCCTCTGGCCGGTACTGGACATCCACTCCAAGCGCCACAAGACTTTTACCGTCAGGTGTTACTCCCGACTGTTggaaaacaccaccatcgccacgCTGGAGAAGATGTTTCGCATCAGGGCCTTCACCACTGAAGACCCGGGGGTGTGGACGAGAGTGGGGGATGGTAAAGAAGAAAGGAAGATTGCTGCATTGGGGGTTCACCTGAGGCGACATGTCAGCGGGTTGGGGACTGCGATCAATGTTGACATGCCCGGGACGGATGAGGTGCTGAGCGAGAGGGAGAAtccgtggaggaggattgtgGCTTGTGGGATTGAGGGGAAGACGGTGACGTgtgtgagggaggttgttgcGCACATCACCGCCGGGGAAGGGCCGGGGTTGAGGGGaacggaggaggtggctgatttttgggggagggagctcaGCGAAAGgattggggttgatggggttgacaAGAtttctggggggagggtggcggagttgctggaggaggctgtggtgAGGagtgaggaggggtgggaagggggagaggagggatatGTTGAAGAGGTTAGGAGGGGGCTGGGAGGATGGGTAGAAGAGGCTTTGGATAGAGGGGTTTga